Below is a window of Synechococcus sp. RSCCF101 DNA.
GGCCGGAGCGGTGATCGAGGCCTGGGGCGTCGGCAACGACGTGTCCGACCGCTGGTGGCAGCGCCGCGGCGGCGGTCAGTGGGTGAAGGGGAAATCCTTCCCCGGATTCGGCCCCTACAGCCTCAAGCAGCTCAAGGCCAGGGAGCCGGGCCCTCTGGATCTGGACCGGGAGCTGTGCTGCCGGCTCAACGGCACGGTGGTGCAGCAGGGCCGCCTGAGCGAGTACATCCACCCGCCGGAGGCGGTGGTGTGGCAGCTGAGCCAGGTGCTGAGGCTGCAGCCGGGCGATCTGATCTTCTGCGGCACCTTCCCCGGCTCGGGCTTCACCCGTGAACCGAAGCGGTTTCTGAAGCCCGGCGATGAGCTGATCACGGAGATCGAGGGACTCGGGCGGCTGGTGAACCCGGTGCAGGCCCTCAGTCCGCCATC
It encodes the following:
- a CDS encoding fumarylacetoacetate hydrolase family protein, which encodes MTIFCLGRNHPDLPIMASPPSGAAEAASGSWPPGQEPDGWPLVAGKADSSLSGATSPIPITPINRQVDWEAELVLRIGTPAFQLPKIAAAGAVIEAWGVGNDVSDRWWQRRGGGQWVKGKSFPGFGPYSLKQLKAREPGPLDLDRELCCRLNGTVVQQGRLSEYIHPPEAVVWQLSQVLRLQPGDLIFCGTFPGSGFTREPKRFLKPGDELITEIEGLGRLVNPVQALSPPSPG